One segment of Polyangiaceae bacterium DNA contains the following:
- a CDS encoding NUDIX hydrolase produces MSDSNPHIPPPPAIRLETVEDRSPPDAGGFLRLVRRRLRAHYPDGGVSKEFNYDEVDRPAIDAVVVLAHYTRDGGSRRVFLRSVVRPPTYLRDRGRSPVNEVDHLGNAWELVAGLVERGEQTADGIVDAARRELMEELGFDVPNSALQPLGPSTFPAPGICAERHFFFHVLVDPASRVEPENDGSPLEHGGEVLDVDLDVALAACRAGEVEDAKTELGLRRFAELGR; encoded by the coding sequence ATGAGCGACAGCAATCCCCACATCCCGCCCCCACCCGCCATCCGTCTCGAAACCGTCGAGGATCGCTCTCCCCCGGACGCGGGTGGCTTCCTGCGACTGGTGCGTAGACGTTTGCGCGCGCACTACCCCGACGGCGGAGTCAGCAAGGAGTTCAACTACGACGAGGTCGATCGCCCCGCCATCGACGCCGTCGTCGTCCTTGCGCACTACACGCGCGACGGCGGCTCGCGTCGCGTGTTCCTTCGCAGTGTCGTGCGCCCGCCCACCTATCTGCGCGATCGAGGGCGGTCACCGGTAAACGAGGTGGACCACCTGGGCAACGCGTGGGAACTGGTTGCGGGCCTGGTGGAACGCGGAGAGCAGACGGCTGACGGCATCGTGGATGCGGCGCGACGGGAGTTGATGGAGGAGCTCGGATTCGACGTGCCGAACTCCGCGCTCCAACCGCTTGGCCCGAGCACCTTTCCCGCACCAGGGATCTGCGCCGAGCGACACTTCTTTTTCCACGTGTTGGTGGATCCAGCGTCCCGCGTGGAGCCCGAGAACGACGGCTCGCCCCTGGAACACGGCGGTGAAGTGCTGGATGTCGACCTGGACGTGGCCTTGGCTGCGTGTCGGGCCGGTGAAGTGGAAGACGCCAAGACCGAACTGGGGCTGCGCCGCTTTGCGGAGCTCGGGCGATGA
- a CDS encoding HEAT repeat domain-containing protein, with product MRALRHVGIFAACTLALTSASWNATAQGKSKAAASRLDPAKLKAELESRDESRMLAALKHVADAGDAGKPVTPHVEALVRRGASVEVLTLALNVLAGLKQPSSSAAIAPYYRHRVPEVRLAATKALLQTGGPAGIKALRAALRSPDARVRGMAASGLGSLNASEALPDLFAALNHNVGEAATSIGQLCKPVECEKLAGYLGKLPFDVVTSGFDQILFRPEKEMPEEQKIRIVGRLRELGTKDAGNYLADVAERWPKDWSKRVKQAIDAAVKALGGSSSSAEDD from the coding sequence ATGCGCGCACTCAGACACGTAGGGATTTTCGCGGCCTGTACGCTGGCGCTGACCAGCGCCAGCTGGAACGCCACTGCCCAGGGCAAGAGCAAGGCTGCCGCCAGCAGACTCGACCCCGCCAAGCTCAAGGCGGAGCTCGAGAGCCGGGACGAGTCGCGAATGCTCGCCGCGCTCAAGCACGTGGCCGACGCGGGAGACGCCGGCAAGCCCGTGACTCCGCACGTCGAAGCCTTGGTGCGACGGGGCGCGAGCGTCGAGGTGCTGACGCTGGCGTTGAACGTGCTGGCCGGGCTCAAGCAGCCCAGCTCCAGCGCAGCGATTGCTCCCTACTACCGGCATCGAGTGCCCGAGGTACGCCTGGCCGCCACCAAGGCCTTGCTGCAAACCGGTGGGCCTGCAGGCATCAAGGCGCTGCGCGCTGCGTTGCGCAGCCCTGATGCGCGCGTGCGCGGCATGGCGGCCAGCGGGCTGGGTTCGCTCAATGCGAGCGAAGCGCTACCGGACTTGTTCGCTGCGTTGAATCACAACGTGGGCGAGGCCGCGACTTCGATCGGCCAACTCTGCAAGCCAGTGGAGTGCGAGAAGCTAGCTGGCTACTTGGGGAAGCTTCCCTTCGACGTGGTCACCAGCGGATTCGATCAGATCCTGTTCCGACCCGAGAAGGAAATGCCGGAGGAACAGAAGATCCGTATCGTCGGTCGCTTGCGAGAGTTGGGGACGAAGGATGCGGGCAACTACTTGGCGGACGTTGCCGAGCGTTGGCCGAAGGACTGGAGCAAACGTGTGAAGCAAGCGATCGATGCCGCAGTGAAAGCGCTCGGCGGTTCCAGCTCCAGCGCGGAGGACGA
- a CDS encoding NAD(+)/NADH kinase has translation MSNPRVIVVVKRSALRRYVEEEGDGRARRLVRRNDPTVAHWRQSHLDHERTVEAVEAALDSVGARVVVLRGSHAAFDSEGASLVVAVGGDGTLLAASHNVGNVPVLGVNSAPRFSVGFFCAARRSNLRRMLGDALEGTADKVRLARMTVSVNGRVRSKRVLNEALYCHCSPAATSRYLLSHRRIREEHKSSGFWVGPAAGSTAAQRSAGGRILPLRSRKLQLVVREPYPSFGRRYRLARFLVEPGERVVAESMMHEACMFLDGPYRRIGFGLGDSASFTLSEEPLTVLGLSGKRALATA, from the coding sequence ATGAGCAACCCGCGCGTCATCGTCGTGGTGAAGCGTTCCGCGCTTCGCCGCTACGTGGAGGAGGAAGGGGACGGCCGTGCGAGGCGTCTGGTGCGACGCAACGACCCCACGGTAGCCCATTGGCGTCAGTCCCACCTGGATCACGAGCGGACGGTGGAAGCCGTGGAGGCAGCGCTGGACTCGGTGGGCGCGCGGGTCGTGGTGTTGCGGGGTAGCCACGCTGCCTTCGACTCGGAAGGCGCTTCTCTGGTGGTCGCGGTGGGCGGCGACGGGACGCTGCTTGCGGCGTCGCACAACGTCGGCAACGTGCCGGTGCTGGGTGTGAACAGCGCGCCGCGGTTCAGCGTTGGGTTCTTCTGCGCAGCTCGGCGTAGCAATCTGCGCCGCATGCTGGGTGACGCTCTGGAGGGCACTGCGGACAAGGTGCGCTTGGCGCGTATGACCGTGAGCGTGAATGGTCGCGTGCGCTCCAAGCGCGTGCTGAACGAGGCCCTGTATTGTCACTGCTCGCCAGCAGCGACGTCACGCTATCTGCTTTCCCATCGCCGCATTCGTGAAGAGCACAAGTCCAGCGGCTTTTGGGTCGGCCCTGCCGCGGGGTCGACTGCAGCCCAGCGTTCCGCGGGTGGGCGCATCTTGCCGCTGCGATCACGCAAGTTGCAGCTGGTGGTGCGCGAACCCTATCCGAGCTTCGGGCGCCGCTATCGATTGGCGCGCTTCTTGGTCGAGCCCGGCGAGCGCGTGGTGGCGGAAAGCATGATGCACGAAGCCTGCATGTTCCTCGACGGCCCCTATCGACGCATTGGTTTCGGCCTGGGAGATTCCGCGAGTTTCACCCTGAGTGAGGAACCGCTGACGGTGCTCGGGCTTTCAGGCAAACGCGCACTGGCCACTGCGTGA